In Solenopsis invicta isolate M01_SB chromosome 1, UNIL_Sinv_3.0, whole genome shotgun sequence, one genomic interval encodes:
- the LOC105201247 gene encoding uncharacterized protein LOC105201247 has protein sequence MSGRQSKSYKLRKDCKKSNESRAVCKDSIQKYITCESKSKKRCKKRDIGDKEREKCTGNNRKRSNSCRRRNSSRVSDKSCSKVEQKRRYSQQSIFSVPRDHKSFSTLIPDIVFGMNVSNRLYASCSKDDRNRKQGPSCEKRKRTCETKEKNKIKGKCVKSPAKCMSRKKTNDKKTFCQSTQKDADKKFCQSTQKDTGTKFCETTKSKESIKKSNREEFCINRKKQFTKDGELKKEPIKACTTAKDKKKESAKAPPRTTAKDKKPEDQSIKQQIEREYKEIEECKKSFKKEKKDDKAKMVFIDNEPTGLDRIVSSREKQQKDSEKFASIPHESIVSTDTAFKWFNIQSRIFNGKISINRQLFAKDVRLFNVIFDRLFSTAKLDYQDDFAIERTMNHDKIAQNYSANSDDFVHGDELPNYVEIEYEDEEDDVYD, from the exons ATGTCAGGGCGGCAATCGAAGTCGTACAAACTACGTAAAGATTGCAAGAAATCCAACGAATCACGTGCAGTCTGCAAGGATTCAATACAGAAATACATTACTTGTGAGTCAAAATCCAAGAAGCGATGCAAAAAACGCGACATCGGCGACAAAGAGCGAGAAAAATGCACCGGAAACAATCGAAAGCGATCCAACAGCTGTCGCAGAAGAAATTCTTCCCGAGTTAGTGATAAAAGTTGCAGCAAAGTAGAGCAAAAACGACGGTACTCGCAACAATCAATTTTCTCAGTCCCACGAGATCATAAATCTTTCTCCACTTTGATTCCCGATATCGTTTTCGGCATGAATGTAAGCAACAGACTTTATGCTAGCTGCAGCAAAGACGACAGAAATCGAAAACAAGGCCCATCATGCGAGAAACGAAAGAGAACATGCGaaaccaaagaaaaaaataaaatcaagggAAAGTGCGTGAAAAGTCCAGCTAAATGTATGTCGAGGAAAAAGACCAACGACAAGAAAACATTTTGTCAGTCCACGCAGAAAGACGCAGACAAGAAATTTTGTCAGTCTACGCAAAAAGATACAGGCACGAAATTTTGCGAAACCACGAAATCCAAAGAATCTATAAAGAAATCCAATCGCGAGGAATTTTGTATCAACAGAAAGAAACAATTTACCAAAG ACGGGGAGCTCAAAAAAGAACCAATAAAAGCGTGCACTACAGCGAAAG ACAAGAAAAAAGAATCAGCAAAAGCACCTCCACGCACTACCGCGAAAG aTAAAAAGCCTGAAGATCAATCAATAAAGCAACAAATAGAACGCGAATACAAAGAGATAGAAGAATGCAAAAAGAgctttaaaaaagagaaaaaggacgATAAAGCCAAAATGGTTTTCATAGACAACGAACCGACGGGCTTGGACCGCATAGTCAGTTCACGTGAGAAACAACAGAAGGATAGCGAAAAGTTTGCAAGTATACCTCACGAATCAATCGTTTCTACGGATACCGCATTCAAGTGGTTTAATATTCAATCTAGGATTTTCAATGGCAAGATTTCAATTAATCGCCAATTGTTCGCCAA AGATGTCAGACTGTTCAATGTGATATTTGATCGATTATTCTCTACCGCAAAACTGGATTATCAGGATGATTTTGCTATCGAACGAACCATGAACCATGATAAAATCGCTCAGAACTATTCAGCGAATAGCGACGATTTTGTTCACGGTGATGAATTGCCGAATTATGTTGAAATAGAATATGAAGACGAAGAAGATGACGTTTACGATTAG